The DNA segment TGCTTCATTCACCGACGGCGCACCGCATCTATGCGGAATGGTTCACGCTGCGGGAGGATTGCGGCGGGCCCTGGACGACCGTTCCGTCTGGCTGCTTTGCCACGCGGTTTCCGAGGCCATGCATTCCCGCATCGCGATGGGATTTTTTCGCCGCGCCTTTGCCAATGCGGGAATCGATTTCAAGTCGATCGCACCGAACGAGGACGAGGAGCGCCTGATTGCGTTCGGTCGGGCGATCGTTGCGGATTCCAACAATGTTTCCGCCGCGATATGGGACGGGCTGAAGGCGCGCTACGACGACGCCACGCTCGTCAACCTCGTCGCCTTCGCCGGCATGATGGTCGCGACCGCTTTGTTCAACAATGTCGTCGAAGTCGATTTCGATTCGGAGCTGCTGCCTTACACAGACGCACCATCCGCCTGACGAGGCCATCGTTGGCCGCGGCGTTATTCCGACAATCTGCTCGTGAATGTGGGATTGCCGCGCAGCGTGTTGCTGACGGTGCAGATCTCATTTTCCGCAGCCTCCGCGATCGCATGGCGAACCGTGTCGTCGAAATCGCCGCTGATGGAAAATTCGATGTCGAAGCGTGCGACGCGCGACGGCTCGTCGTGGGCCTTCTCGCCGGTGACCTTCGCGGAGACTTCGGTCAGCCTGTCGAGCACACCGAAGCGGCTTGCGGCAATGCGGGCGCTGAGCACCAGACAGCTCGCAAGCGAAGCATAGAGAAGATCGAGTGGGCCATAGCCCGGTTGTGACGGGCTGGTGACGATATCGAGTTCGCCGCCGGTGACCGATGTCACGTGCGGGAAGCCCGTGCGCCCGACGACGGCGGTCGCGCCCGTCTCCCTCGTCCTTACCTTCAACTCAGCCATTCACCGTCCCCTTCCCGCTGCGCACCCGACCGACGCAATATCGAGGCAAAGCTCCGCTCCCGCAACAACGCCGCGGACCGTATGAGCCCGCGGCGCGATTTGTTCCCGACAAAAAATACGTGGACCGCAAACGATCCGCGCCCGTCGCTTAGTTCTTCTTCACCAGGCGGTAGAAGACGAAGTCGGAAGTGGCGCCGTTGACGTAGCCAGCTACATTGGTCTTCATCGCGACTTGGGTCGCCGCCTGGAACATGATCACGATCGGCGACTTCTCCTGTACTTTCTTCTGCAGGTCGACATACATCGCGTTCCGCTTGGCGGGGTCGGCCTCAGCCTTGGCCGCCTTGGTGGCCGCGTTGAGTTCGGCTGGAACTGCCCAGGAGTTCCGCCAGGTCGTCGTCGACTGGTAGTGATCGTCGGAGTTGTCCTCGTTGAAGGCAAAGGCAGCAGCATTTGAATCGGGATCCATGAAATCGGGGCCCCAATAGAGCAGCATCGCTTCATGGGTGCGGGCCCGATACTTGGTGATCACCTGGCTCCCTGTTCCCGGAATGATCTCGAAATTGATGCCCGCTTCAGCGAAGGAGGCCTGCAGCGACTGCGCCATGTCGGTAAAGGGCGTCGAGTTGATGACGTCGAGCGTCACCTTGATCGGCGTCTTGATGCCGGCGTCGGCAAGGATCTTCTTCGCCTTTTCAACGTCGTAGCCATAGGGCGTCTCGTCGAGC comes from the Sinorhizobium garamanticum genome and includes:
- a CDS encoding OsmC family protein — translated: MAELKVRTRETGATAVVGRTGFPHVTSVTGGELDIVTSPSQPGYGPLDLLYASLASCLVLSARIAASRFGVLDRLTEVSAKVTGEKAHDEPSRVARFDIEFSISGDFDDTVRHAIAEAAENEICTVSNTLRGNPTFTSRLSE